From the Aerosakkonema funiforme FACHB-1375 genome, the window TATTAACACAAGGGCTAGATAAAAAGCTGGCAAAAAAGAAGCCGTTTTGTATGCCTTTTCCATAAATTCTGGAAATTGAGGCTTATAAAGATACGAAGAAATATAAGATATGGCTAAGTAACCGCTATAAAAAAGCAGCCATATAAAAGCTTCTTTTTTTGTGAATTTTTGCAACCCAAGGTAATTTTCTATTGTTATGTTTTTACGAATTTTGACAAATAAAACTATTAAGCCAATACCCGCAAGAGATGAAATTATCGTGGTTAGCGATAATAAGTTTCCATTGTAAACTAATTCTTTGGCGAAATCTTCATAATTTATCGGAGGGTTTTGGAACATTACGAATATCAGAAAAGCAACAGTCAGTACAATTTGAATAAAAAATACTACTGATAAAACAATACCTGAAAAGCCAATGGTTACCCATAATCCCCAAGGAGTAGGTTTTTTGTCATTGGTTGCTGTAACTTCACTCATAGTGATATTTTTGGATAAAATTTAAATGAAGATGTGAGATTCAAGAACATATCAACTCTTCCAACTGATAAGAGTCTACTAGACTAGCACATCACAATTCACTGCAACTACATTCTGGCGATTTGTTACATCGAAATGTTTTTCTTTCTTATTACATATAGTCTTAATGTTTTTTCGGCTTTATTACCATCTTCTACGATAGCAACAGGTAGATTTAGTAAGTTTGTCATTTTTCTTTTCATAATCGATATTATTTTTTTTATGGTTGCACTAGGGTTTTACAATTTTAGCACACTAAGTACGGCAGAACAAAAAATTTTACACTTGCTCTTCTGTCAAGAAGTGATATTAGCGAGTATGTTCTGCGTACCCCAGCAGAAGAGGAACTGCCATTAGGACGGTAGGGAATAGCGATTTCTTCTTTCTTGCAACCATAACTGTAAATCAAATCCAGTAATCTCAAGAAGATATGCGTAACTATCGTTACCCGACATTATCCTCCATCCACTACTAGCACAAGTGTTTATAGCCTGACGCAAACTATCATTGCGAAGTATTAGCAAGACTGGTCTAAACTCCAGTCTCTAGGTATGCGTTCAGTTCCTATTTCCTTTGAGTATAAATCCAATCGCTCGCGATCGCTCTCCACCATTCCCAGCCAATGTAGTTCAAATTTAGCCGCCCAAACATAATCTATGGCATTAATATAAGGTGGAGAAGTTACAATAGCATCGCACAACCAGTCGCCTGACAAATTTCGCGCATCCGCGAAAGGTAACTCTTCCACATTGTTAATCGATTTTTCCAAAAATGGATGCCATTCAGCTATTGCTTCAACTGCTTTTTCCACATATTGTAAAAAATATCTAAAAACATCCGATCGCGAACGTTTCGGTATCTCTTCAAAACGAGAACGTTTAGCTGCTAGCAGCATTCCATCGTTCATATTTGATGTTTTTCTTACGGTTGACGCAAAGGCCAACCAAAGTATAGGTTGAATTGTGATTTTTGTCGCCTCTATATGCTCTCGAATAATTTCCAGTCCTTCTTGAACTTGTTGTTGAAACCAGAAATCTTTATTGGCAAAGTGAACTGTGTTTGGTGCATATTTCTGATTTTCGGCAGTTTGAATAATTGCTGATGCTGACTGCAAAACTTCGCTAGGTGAAGCAAAAGTGGTTTTGACGCGACAAATAAGACGGCTGAGAGGGTGATAGTCTAGCCAATATACAGATGCTCCATACTTCAGGCTCTCAATTATTGTCGTACCAGATCCAGCGAAAGGGTCTAGTACAGTAAATGGTTTACGCGCATATTTATGTAAAAACCAACGTGGAATTTCAGGAATTGATTTAGCGGGTTGAAAGCCAAGTGAATAAATCTTCAAAGCAGGTTTTCTAGCTACAGAAATAAACACTCCTTCATCTAGGTCTGCTGGAATATCTCCTTCAATATGTAGATATGCAGTTTGTTGATTTTGTACGGCAACTATCATAGGTGTTTGTTAGAAGAGTCTAGAATCAAGCGTTTGGTGCAATTAAGAATGTCCTAACTGACTTTTCATCAGTTGCTATATTATTTACTGACAAACTTAATTTATTACCATTTGTTAGAGCTATTTCCCAGAATAGCTAAAGCAAACGCAACTGACCGTCGGCATTTACCATCGGCATTCGATTAGCTTCCTCCATCTCAGATCCATCTAACCAGGCTTCTGTCTCGTCAGCAAGCAAACTTTGCGCCGCCTCCATCATTTCACTCGCAATATCTTTGAGGTCATCTCGGTTATCTAAATAAGTTTTCAGCGCTGATAAGGGGTCGATGCTAGCGCTAGAACCGAGTTCGGGTAGGCGAGGTCGTGCCAACTGACTGAGTAATTCTGGTTGAATAGTATAGGTGTGGGCGCTACTTAAAGCTGTGTGGAGAGAAGCGGTATCGATTTGGTCTAGTTGTTCGGAACGCAGTTTGTAAATTAGTCGCACTACTGCATCTTCAATATTCTTTTTTGCAATTGCTTTGAGTATGGCAGCTTGTGGGTCGTCTGATTTGGAAACATCTACTTCGATCGTACAAAACGATCGCACCGGTAGAGGACAAAATTCCCACTGAGCATTGCCTTTTTCCAGATGAATCAGCACATAGCCTTTGTCTTCTTTTTCTTCGCTGAAATCTACGCGCTCAATGCTACCTGGATAAACAACTGGCGGGTCGTTAGCGGAGTTGAGATTTTGGTGTTTGTGGACGTGACCCAAAGCCACATAATCAAAACAGGGTCGCGTCAGTAAAGATAGAGGAATTGTAAAACCTTTCCCAACTGCTAGGTAACGTTCTGCTCCCAAGATAGCGCGATCGACCATAATGTGAGCCAGCAGGACAGTCGGTATTTCCGGGTCTAAGCGGCGAATTTCTCCTTCTAGCGCCGGTTCCAAGCGCTTAATCAGTAAATCGTTGACTTCCGCCAGGGAGAGTCCTTCTGTTTCCGGACGAGTCAGCAGTCCCGAACGAGTTAACCACGGAAGAGTAATAACTTGAACAAAACCATTGCGCGTTTGGATGCGGTGCGTTTCTATTTTATCGCCCACCTCAAATCCAGGTACTCCCAAAGTGCGATAAATGCCCAAACTTGCACCCCCCTGACCTTGGGAATGCTGGTCGTGATTTCCCACCAGCATTACTGTGGGGATTTGGGCATCTGCCAAACGGCGGAATTGACTGGCAAAAGCTTGCTTAACATAGGGTGGCGGTGTAGCGTCGGGAAAAGCATCGCCACCGAATATAACTAAATCTACTGGTTCGGAAATTGCTCGATCGATACACCGACCCAGCGTGTTAACAAAATCTTCCAGCCGCGTATTCAAACCTGTTTGTGGGTTAATTCGTCCGTGGGGAAACCCACTTCCCATGTGGATATCGGACAGATGAAGGACTTGGATTGTTTTATTCATTTGTCAAATTTCCGATTTCAGATTTAAAATTGCATATTTATTGAAATTTTAAATCTGAAATCTAAAATTTGAAATTGACCGATTGCCAATCAGCAAATTAAATATGAATTCCGCACTCTGTCTTACCGGTTCCCCGCCAGCGACCGGCGCGTTCGTCTTCGCCTGGGGCTACTTGTGTGGTGATGGGTTCGTCGCCAATGCTGGGATAACCTTGGTCGTGTAGGGGATTGTAGATTACGTTATGCTCGGACACGTAACCCCAGCTTTCTTTGCGCGTCCAGGCTGCGATCGGATTTACCTTGATGCGGTGTTTGATATCTTTTTCAAATATGGGCATATCGGCGCGAGTTACAGCTTGGTCGCGGCGACGACCGGTAATCCACGCCACAGCGCCTAATTCTGACAAACCGCGTTGCAGGGGTTCGATTTTGGTGACGTAGTGGAATTTTTGAATGTCTCTGTCCCAAAGCGCATCGCCGTAAGCGGCTGCAAAAGCTTCGCGGGAGTTGATTTCGGGAACTTTGTAAACCTGGAGATCTAAATTGTAGAGTTTGGCAGCTTTTGCTACTAGCTCCAGAGTTTGGGGAAAATGGTGCAGGGTATCCAGAAACATCACCGGTACGGCCTTTTTGGGCTTGAGTTCGCGGTAGAGAATATCGGTGATTACTAAGTCATCCACGTTAAAAGCACTGGTTTGCACCAGTTTGGTGGGGATATTCGCTACGCACCAAGCCAGGATTTCTCTGGGATGAGCGGATTCAAACCGCTGATTGAGTTCGTCCAGGTCAAGGTTGTCAATTTGTACCGGTGTTTCTAGAGAATAAACCATGCTTCCGTCCGACTTTGCTTTCCTTAACGTCTTCTAAATTTATTGTACCCTGATATGCACGTAATCCGATCGGGTATTGTGCTTTATTATATAACGATCGAATTCACGTGATGCAATTTTAAATGAGTATTATTGCTCAGGGCTTTTCTGGAGTTTATCATATCTGCGGCAAAAATATAAAAAAAACATAAAAATGCCGCCTGGAGGGAGCGGGGGAGTGGGAGATCGATCCCGCCGTTTTTTCAAAAAAAAGCTCAAGCACTTATGCCTGAGCCTTCTCTGCTTAAATTTATTAACGGAGACTGATGAATCTCAACACTGCGAATCTCAACACACTGAGAAGTGGCAAGTCGTTAAAGTTTAGTACCGACGAGAGAAGCTGTTGTTGCTCCGACCGCGACCGCCACCACCAGAGGGACCGCGCTCTTCGCGGGGCTTGGCCTTGTTGACTTTCATGTCGCGGCCCATCCACTCAGCACCATCAAGGGCTTCGATCGCTGCTGCTTCTTCTGCTTCGCTGTTCATTTCCACAAAAGCAAAGCCGCGCAGACGACCTGTTTCCCGGTCGGTCGGTAACTGAACGCGCTTTACAGAACCATATTCTGCAAAAACAGCGCTCAGGTCTTCTTGGGTAACTTGGTAGGAAAGGTTACCTACGTAAATGGACATAGATTATCTCCAAAATCTAAGAGGTGCAGAGGTTGAGATTTCGGAGAGAAGCCTGTCAATACCAAAAGGGAAATGCCCATCAATACTAAAAACAAACGCCACAACCGAATCTTATTACTCAGTGAATATGGTAACACAGCCTTGCGAAATTAGTACAGGAAGAAAATTATTGTTATAAAACGCAACATAGCAAGCTAATCCCGATCTCGGAATGCAGAACAAGCAACTTCTCGATCTGCTCCTAGCAAAGGAATATATAGTTATGTGAACCCTCAGATCGGGGGTGCTACCCAGAACAGCTAAGCCGCCTTAGTTTAAAAATAGCTGATGTCGGCAGCAAGAAGCGATCGAATCAAGCAAATGCGATTAATTTTGTACGGCAAGCCCGGTTGTCACTTGTGCGAAGGCTTGCAAGAAAAGCTCGAACAAGTGGAAAATCTCAAATTCGATCTAGAGGTACGGGACATCACCACTCGTGAAGATTGGTTTGAAGCCTTTCAATACGAAATTCCCGTCCTGTTCCGAGTGCGAGAAGAGCGTAATGGCGTAGAAGAACCAATACCCCGCCCTTCGCCTCGCGCTACGGTGCGGCAGTTGGAGCAAATGTTACAGAAATATTTTGTGAATAATGATTCAGAATAACCGCAATAGGGATATGTGAGGAGTTGATGACATGAAGCTGCGAGAAATATTGGCAAAAGTTTCCAATATTGTGGAGTTGCCCCATGAGTCGGCCCTAGATGTGGAAGTAACTGGGTTGACGACCAATTCCCACGCCTGCAAACCTGGAGATTTGTTTATCGGAATGCCCGGAACGCGGGTAGACGGTGGGGATTTTTGGCCCAGCGCGATCGCCTCCGGTGCGGTAGCTGCCTTGGTTTCTGCTCACGCCGCCCAAAAAGGAGCGGGAGAGCGGGGGAGCGGGGGAGCGGGGGAGAAACCCCTTGTTATTCCGGCAAATGACATGGTGAAAGCTTGTGCGGAAGTGGCGCTAGCTTTTTATGGCTATCCCGGACAACAGCTAGAACTGATTGGGGTAACCGGTACTAACGGGAAAACTACTACAACTCACTTAATTGAATTTTTTCTCAATCAAGCAAAGCAAGCTACAGGTTTAATTGGCACGCTCTATGCTCGTTGGCCCGGTTTTGAGCAAACTGCTACCCATACGACGCCTTTCTCCGTAGAATTGCAACATCAACTCGCTCAAGCTGTAGCTGCTGGCTGCCAGAAGCTGGTTATGGAAGTCAGTTCTCACGCTCTGGCGCAGGGACGGGTAATGGGTTGTCCGTTTGAAGTAGCTGTTTTTACCAACCTGACTCAAGATCACTTGGACTTCCATAAAGATATGGAAGATTACTTCAGTGCCAAAGCACTGCTGTTTAATTCCGATTATCTGAAAGGGCGGGCGATCGTTAATTTAGACGATCCTTATGGAGAGCGGTTAATTTCTCAGTTAAACCGGGATCGAGTTTGGAGTTACAGCGTAAACAACTCCAAAGCAGATCTGTGGACGAGCGACCTGAGCTACGAGCCAACTGGTGTGAGCGGCAAACTGCACACGCCCAAGGGTGAAGTTGCTTTTCGATCGCCCTTAGTAGGTCAGTATAATTTAGCGAATTTGCTGGCCGCAGTGGGAACGGTTTTGCATCTGGGTTTCGATTTGTCTGCAATTGTAGACAAAATTCCTGAATTTCCGGGTGTGCCCGGACGGATGGAGCGGGTACAAATCAATCCCAACCAGGATATCAGTGCGATCGTCGATTACGCCCACACCCCGGATAGCTTGGAGAATTTACTGAAAGCAGCGCGACCTTTTATACCGGGTCAGATGATTTGCGTATTTGGTTGCGGAGGCGATCGCGATCGCACCAAGCGTCCTAAAATGGGTGGGATTGCCGCTCAATTAGCTGATAAAGTCGTTGTTACCTCGGATAACCCGCGTACTGAAGATGCCCAGAAAATTCTGCAAGATATCCTCGCTGGTATTCCAGAGTCAGTCAATCCGACAGTGATATGCGATCGGGCTGTCGCAATTCGCACTGCTATTCTGGAAGCCCAACCCGGAGATGGAGTTTTAATCGCTGGTAAAGGTCACGAAGATTACCAAATTCTCGGTACGGAGAAAATTCATTTTGACGATCGCGAACAAGCGCGATCGGCTTTATCCGAGCGTTTGTCAGCAACAGTCTAAAATAATTATGAGTTATGAGTTTTGAATGTAAAAAATTAACTCATAACTCATAACTCACATTTCAAATTTAGTTCATTACCAACCGTTGTCTTTCTTGCAGTGCCACCTTGCTCAGTCCGGCTTGCTCCAACAGCGACATAAAATCAGCACTGATAGACGGATCTTTTGGGTTAGCTGTGTAGCTGCTAGCTAAATCTTCTAAGGCGTTGTACCAAATGCCTGCTTGAGCGTAAACTCTGGCTTGTTCTCTGAGCGTCTGAGCAGAAGAGTCTCCTGTTTGTACTGCTGCCAATTTTTGAGTTAGATCCGCACTGGGAGAGACGCGCTCGATCCAGCTTTGCACAAATACATTATTAGAAGGGCGATTAGAATCGCAGATTAGAGACACCGACCACCGATATTTTTTACCTGCTTGCAGTTCGGGCAATTCCTTGGGTAGCTGCACCTGCATAATGCCGCTTTTTTCCACCGACATCTGCTGTATGTATAGCGGTTTCGATACTCCCGGTTCGACTAAGGAAAACTGTACCGGTACCGATGTTTTATCTGAGACGTACCATAGAAATGTGGGATGACCGGAGACAGTTTGTCCGTTATGATCGTTAGGAACCAGCAGAGCCACGCCGATCGGTACAGACTGAGTACATCCCCGCGAGCCAGCTCCTACAGTAGTTTTGGGTGTTCCCCGACTGGGGGGATTGTATTGGAACGGAGCATTAGCCCAAGCGATCGAGCTAAAACTCGAACTTAGCGTTGTATTCCGCAACGCCCGATCTACACTCACGTTCGACAAGCCTATCATCGATATGGCAACGATAGAGGCCGTTCCTGCCAATACCGGGGCTAATTTCCGAAGTTTAAGTATCATATCCAGTCGATCCCAGTGTTGAATTTAACAATTACATTTTGCAGGTACAGATATAGGACCTATCCACACAACTGAATAAATCGGTTTTTTGGCGAATGAAAAATGGCTGTAATGAACCATTTTCATTCAAAAGCTGATTTGGGAGCGTAAGTCTTGAGAGAATTGGACACCCTGTAAAAATTAGGCCCCATTTGTAGGGAATTTTCGATCTTTTACCAACATGAATAACTCTTTCTTACTAGATTAGTATACCAAAAGGTAGAAAGCAATTTGTAAACATTTTGTTAAAAGATGCCATTTATACATAAAGAGGATGCAAAAACTGGGATCTTGAAGGGTTGTATTTTTCAATCAAGGAGAACTTGGTAGATAGGAGTCAGCTGTTCTCGACCCTTAAGCTGCGTATTACCTACCAGTTTAGTGGGAAAAGAACCGTGAATGTATCGATAAGTTCCCTCGTCGATCAAAATCCGGCAGATACCGCCGTCGATCGATTTATCGTAACTTTCCAACCGCGCTGCTACGTTAACGCTATCTCCAATCGCTGTGTAATCTAGCCTTTGGGAACTGCCGAGACTGCCAGTAACGATCGTACCGGTGGCGATACCGACACGCATAGCAACGGTGGGGCGTCCTTGGGTTTTCCACAATTCATTCAGTAGTTCTAACGTTGAGCCCATTTGCACAGCACAACGCACGGCTGCGTTGGCGTCATGGGCGATCGCTTCTTCAGTGGTGCGGGGAATGGGAACGCCAAACACAGCCATAATTGCATCCCCAATAAACTTATCGACGACACCGCCGTGAGCTAAGACTAGCTGAGACATCGCCTCCATATATTCGTTAAGCCAAGACATCAGCACTTCCGGGTCGAGTTGTTCCGAGATGGTACTGAAGTTTTTCAAGTCGGTAAACAGCACAGTAGCTGTCACCTTTTGTCCTTTAAGGCGTCCTTCCTTGAGCAAGCGATCGCGATCGTGCCAGATCGCTTCCGCAATTTGGGGAGTTACGTAACGACCGAAGATATTCATCACGATTTTGCGGTCTTTTCGTTCTATATGGGCAATGTATGCCACGATCGCCACAGCAGAAAGCAGCAAGCTGGCGATCGGCGGAATTACGGGTATCCACCAACTTTGCAAAAATGCCAAGTACGAACTCCCCAGCAAAGCTGTGGTAGCGATCGCCAGACTACCGGCAGTCCACCGCCAACTTTGTAACTGCCAAGCTAATGCAGCACCAACGCAAGACCAGAAAAAGATCCATCCACACTCCAGCGCATCAGGCCAACTTTTAATCGGAGAACGCCCTTCCAGCGCCGCACTCAGAATTTGACTGCTTAGATGCGCGTGAATTTCCACACCAGCTGCCCGCTCTTGGAAATTAGTCCGACCGCCACTGTATGGAGTATAAAAAAAGTCATTCAAACTAGCAGCTGTAGGGCCTACAATGACGATGCGGTTGCGGATCTTCTCTGGCGGTACCCGACCTGTCAGCACATCATTCATGGAAACCGTGGCGAAACTGCCTCTTGGCCCTCTAAAATTCAATATTACTTGGTATCCCCCTGCATCTGCCCCCACATAGCTACCGTCGTTAGCTTCAAAAGGAACAAAAACGGTTTTACCCAGCTTCAGAAAACCGTTATCTGCCGCTTGAGGGGTAATGCCTTCCGCTTCTAAATAAAGCATCGTCAGCAGTAGCCCAAAACTGGGGATGGCATTCCGATCTGGTGGTGTCAAAAATAACAAACCGCGACGGATTTTTCCATCACCATCCAATACCACATCATTAGCCCCGACTCTACTTTGCTTGCCCAGTATTGGCGGTGGGGCTACAGAAAAACCGCGACTGTCGCCAACAACTTTCTCAATACCGATTAGGTTCGGTGTGGATTCAAACACTTTAATTAAGGCTTGATGACCGGGTTCTACTGGCAAATCTCGATACAAGTCTAAGCCGATCGCTCTCGGTTGCTGACTTTTTATTTTGTTGAGCAACTCTGCCAATACTTCATCCGGAACTGGCCACTTTTTAATTCCTTGCAGATCGGATTCATCAATACCAACAATCAGGATGCGTTCGTCAATTGGTTCTTTAGGACGCCAACGAAAAAATTGATCGAGCGCCGCCCACTCCGACGATTGCAATAAGCCACTCAAACGTATAATTATAATTAATCCTGCTACAGTAGGAGTGGCGAGCGCAACACCCCGCCATTCCCAAATGTGCTGTTTTAACTTAGGCCAGGATAAGCGCAATTTAGTCATTGGCGATCGAGTGAAGTGACGATAATTTTCGCTCTAATAATTTTTCCATTATTTTTATTTCGTTTACTCAAGATAATTCCATGATATGCTATTTTATTTATTTAAGTATTTGAGCGCACCTGCCATATTAAAATTGACAAATTAAAGTGTTAGCATTGGCAACAACGGCCAATTGAGAGCTTGTTCCTAAAATAATGCTACCATCAGCTAGGATTGCAATTCCTTCCGCTTCCTGAATTGGGTCTTGTTCGCGCCATACACGTAAGGGTAAACTTTGCTGCATTTCAGGACTTTTGCTTGAGCTTACATTTTGAATTCCGATCGAATTGTAATGACTGGTAAGAGTGTCGTAGGGGTTGCTGGGTAAACCGCCTGTCCCGATGAAAGTAAAACTGCTTTGGAAATTCTTTCCACGCGCAACGCAACTGGTTGTTAAAACAGCTTCTGAAACGTCAAAATTATTCAGCAATGGAGCGAAAATATTTGGCACATTGCTATCAGTAGTTCTGACTTGTACTACGCCATTAATTCCATTTTCAGAACTGGCAGTAATAGCGCTATCTGGGGAAATAAAAATTCCTTGACTGTTGATTTGTATATTACCTCCTTGACCGGAGAAAGCATTGGCATTAATTTCGCTATTTTTTTTCACAACTAATGTATTTGTAGAAATAGTAATATTGCCACCGTTACCCGCACCGCCTTCTGTGCCAGCAGTCGCAGATATGAAACTATTCTCGTCCAGTAACAAGAAGTTAGATATGACATTTATATCTGCACCTTCTCCCGTTATTGCTGTTCCTTCAAATCCACCTTCTTTGCCAAGAAAAATATAATCAGCTTTAATATCTAAATTGCCAGTTCTCCCGGTACCTCGACTGCGAACGCTGAGTCTGCCTCCATCTTGAAGAATGAGATTACCAGTATTTACGATGAGATTTCCACCATTGCCTGTAGAGCCAGGCTCGGTAACAGCAGCAACAGAACTGAGAGCCGTACCGTCAGGAGACTTACCAATTAATTCGAGCGTTGACAAAGCATTAATAACGATATCCCCGCCGTTTCCTTGAGAAAACGAACTAGCTGCCAATCCTGCGCCCGATCGCACTGTTAAACGTCCAGTATTTACTTGCAATTTACCAGCATTTCCCGTACCCAAACTGCTGGTAAAAAAACCAGTGAAAACGCGCACAATTGGCGACAGATAAATTGGGTCGCTGCCAATCAGTTCTAGCGACTCGGAAACGTTGGCAAGTAAATTTCCGCCTTCGCCTCCGCCAATAGTAGAAGTTGATAGAATGGCATTATCCCGCGCTCTAAAATTGCGCGTATTTACGGTCAATTTTCCAGCATTTCCGCCATTGCCAACTCCAGTGCCCGTCGCCAAAAGCGATGCGCTCAAATCTATCGATTCTGTAGCATTTACCGTGATATCTCCACCGCGACCTGTGCTAAAAGTGGAAGTAGTAACGTAGGTGCCATTGCGAGCCATGAAATCGCGACTATTAATTATAATATTACCAGCCGCTCCTGCACCAAAGCTGATACTGAAAAAACCGTTTCGGAGACCATCAAGAGTAAGATTTCCAGACACGAACCGTCTAATATTTTCATCATATTCTCCTGTCCCTATCATTTGTAATGATTCAGCAGTATTGGCAATTATTGTGCCGCCGTTATCGCTACCCAAAGTAATAGATATAATGCGCGATCGCTCTTGTAATTCTAAATTTCGCGCCGTGACTTGAATTTCACCGCCGCCTGTACCGCTAGTATCGACAGTTGCTCCATTTAATAGTTGAATATTACCAAAACTTTGAATATCTGAATAGCCTAAAGCAAAACCGAGTTGAGTGGGTGCGATCGACACTTTACCAGAAGTTACGCTGCCTAATTCAATCCGTCCTCCCCTTGTAGTTGGTACGACATTTCCTGCTACTATTGTTAAGGGAATTCCGCCCGCAGTTAAACCAGTTGCTAGGGGATTGTTGCTGCCATAAATCGTGACATCACCGCCCACAAGTGCCAAAGTGTTTCCAGTTTGTACGGCGAGATTTGACCCTTGCACTTGCATTGTACCGGGATGCGATCCACCAAATTGCAAACCAACAGGAACGCTGACAGCCAGTAGCGGTGGAGCGTTGGGTTGAACGGCGCTAAATTCTGTTTTATCTGCGAACAAAATGGTATTAGCGGTACTAGCTAGAAACGAACCGCCGATATTTAGCTGCGCGTTTGGGCCAAAAATAATTCCGTTGGGATTGAGCAAGAAGATGTTGGCGCTGCCGTTGGCTTCGAGCCTGCCATCTATATTAGAAATAGTTTCACCTGTGACGCGAGTAAAAATGTTTTGAATATCGAGAGCGTTGTTGAAAAATGCGCTGCTGTCGGTGGGTATGGAAAATTCTTTAAAACTGTGAAATAGGTTGTTACCTGTTCTAGTTCCTCCCTCGATCGAATGGGTATTGCCTTGTCGGTTAACAATAGAATTAACTGGCAAAGTAGCATCGGGTAGAATTTGTGCTGATAGTCTGTC encodes:
- a CDS encoding two-partner secretion domain-containing protein, translated to MTDRLSAQILPDATLPVNSIVNRQGNTHSIEGGTRTGNNLFHSFKEFSIPTDSSAFFNNALDIQNIFTRVTGETISNIDGRLEANGSANIFLLNPNGIIFGPNAQLNIGGSFLASTANTILFADKTEFSAVQPNAPPLLAVSVPVGLQFGGSHPGTMQVQGSNLAVQTGNTLALVGGDVTIYGSNNPLATGLTAGGIPLTIVAGNVVPTTRGGRIELGSVTSGKVSIAPTQLGFALGYSDIQSFGNIQLLNGATVDTSGTGGGEIQVTARNLELQERSRIISITLGSDNGGTIIANTAESLQMIGTGEYDENIRRFVSGNLTLDGLRNGFFSISFGAGAAGNIIINSRDFMARNGTYVTTSTFSTGRGGDITVNATESIDLSASLLATGTGVGNGGNAGKLTVNTRNFRARDNAILSTSTIGGGEGGNLLANVSESLELIGSDPIYLSPIVRVFTGFFTSSLGTGNAGKLQVNTGRLTVRSGAGLAASSFSQGNGGDIVINALSTLELIGKSPDGTALSSVAAVTEPGSTGNGGNLIVNTGNLILQDGGRLSVRSRGTGRTGNLDIKADYIFLGKEGGFEGTAITGEGADINVISNFLLLDENSFISATAGTEGGAGNGGNITISTNTLVVKKNSEINANAFSGQGGNIQINSQGIFISPDSAITASSENGINGVVQVRTTDSNVPNIFAPLLNNFDVSEAVLTTSCVARGKNFQSSFTFIGTGGLPSNPYDTLTSHYNSIGIQNVSSSKSPEMQQSLPLRVWREQDPIQEAEGIAILADGSIILGTSSQLAVVANANTLICQF